The DNA window GGCCGCAGTGGGGGAAGAAGTGTACACGGACAGCCGGTACAAGTTTCTTTTTACGAAGATGCAGTTCTGGGTGGATGATCAAGAGATAGAGTTTAGCAAGACAGAACAGAAACTCCTTCGCTGCCTGGTGCGGCATCCGGGACAGATCCAGTCCAGAGAAGGACTGACGGAAATGATCTGGCCGGAAGGGACCGGGTATGTAGATGAGAATGCTTTGAGCGTGGCGGTGAACCGGCTACGCCGGAAGCTGGAGGGACGGCAGAAACGCTGCCCCATCCAGACGGTCTATGGCATTGGATATGTATGGGAAAAGAATCCGGGCAGGAAGGATACGGGAGAAAGCGTATGATACAGATCGGAGCAGGAAAAACCATGAAGCGGCTGGACGAGATGCTCACCAGCGCCATGGACGGGAACTTTGAGGAATCCCGGTTTGACGAGACTGAGCTTTCCCGCCTGGAAAGCCGTTGGAAACAGTATGTGACTTCGACGCAGAAGGATGTGGAACAGATCAGGAAAGAACGGGAAAATATGCGTTCCCTGGTTTCTGATATCGCCCACCAGACCCGCACGCCTCTTGCGAATATTCTCCTGTATGCTGGGCTTTTGGCGGAAAAGGCAGAAGGAGAAGAGGAAAGATTTTTGGCAGAGCAGATCCTGTCCCACACGGGAAAGCTGGAATTTTTGATCCAGTCCCTGGTCAAAATGTCCCGTTTAGAGTCGAATATGCTGGAAGTCGTGCCAAGACAACAGAGACTGGAACCTTTGTTGGAGGATGTGATCGCTGCCTTTCAGGCAAAAGCAGCCAAGAAAGAGATCCATTTAGCGTGTGAGGAGCAGCCGGACGTTATCTGTGCCTATGACCGGAAATGGACGGGAGAAGCCTTGGGAAATATTTTAGATAACGCAGTCAAGTATTCCCCTTCTGGCAGCAGGATCCAGATACGGGTCCGTGTCTTTGAATTCTACGTCTGTATTGAAGTGGAAGATGAAGGCATAGGAATCCGGGAGGAGGAGCGGGCTCAGATTTTTGGCAGGTTTTATCGGGGCAAACAGGTGCAGCAGGACGATGGTGTGGGAGTAGGACTCTATCTGGCGCGGGAGATTCTGGCGCGGGAAAACGGTTATATCAAAGTCCGTTCCACGGAAGGGGAAGGCAGTGTGTTTGGCCTGTATCTGCCTCGGAGAGATTCCGGCCAAAACAGATCTTAATACGGCTGCAAGAATCTTTCGATACTGTTAGATTTGGGAAAGACTCTGGAAAGATTCGTCTGATAAGATGGTCTTATAGAAAATTTTTCTATAAGGCCATTTTTTCAGAAGGAGGAAAAAGATATGAGTATCTTAAGGACTAGACAATTGAAAAAATACTACGGAAGCGGTGATACTCTTGTTAAGGCCCTGGATGGAGTGGACCTGTCTGTAGAACAGGGAGAATTTCTTGCAGTAGTGGGAACCTCCGGAAGCGGGAAATCTACATTGCTCCATATGCTGGGCGGTCTGGACTATCCCACAGCCGGGAAAGTGGAAGTGGATGGAAAGGATATTTCCAGTTTAAAAGAAGAACAGCTTACTATTTTCCGGCGGCGGAAGATCGGATTTGTATTCCAGAGCTATAACCTGGTGCCGGTTTTGAATGTTTATGAAAATATCGTACTTCCGGTGGAACTGGATGGCAACAAGGTGGATCGGGAATACGTAGAGGAGATCATCGAGATCCTGGGGCTGAAGGAAAAGACGTTCAGCCTGCCTTCCCAGCTTTCCGGCGGACAGCAGCAGTGGGTAGCCATCGCCAGGGCACTGGCATCAAAGCCTGCGATCCTGCTGGCAGATGAACCAACGGGGAATCTGGATTCTGTCACCAGCCAAGATGTGCTGAGCCTTCTTAAAGTGACCAGCAGCCGGTTTGGCCAGACGGTGGTCATGATCACCCACAACGATGAGATCGCGCAGATGGCAGACCGGATCATACGGATCGAGGACGGAAAGATCCGCGGCATGGCAGTTGGACAGGAAGGCCAGGCAGACAAAGGCGGTGAGAGCCATGCGTAAGGTGAAAAACAAGAAGGCTATCCGCAATCTGGCTGATAAAAGTTTCCGCGCCAGCCGGATCAGAAATGTGATCGCCGTGATCGCCATCGCCCTGACTTCTATGCTGTTTACCACGCTTTTTACCATAGGAATCGGGACTATGGAGAATTTTCAGCAGCAGACCATGCGTCAGTCAGGAGGAGACAGCCACGGTGTGATCAAGGACCTGATGCCGCAGGAATATGAGGATCTAAAAGACCATCCGCTGATCGAAGAATCTGCGCCCTGCCGGATCCTGGCAGACGGGATCAACAACCAGGAATTCTTGAAGCGTCATGTGGAACTCTGGTATATGCCGGAATATCACTATGAGCACTGGTTCCTGGAGATCAAAGAGGGAAGGGCCCCAAAGGAAGCAGATGAAGCGCTGGTGGATGAGACGACCCTGGAACTTCTTGGACTGCCCCAGAAGACGGGGCAGGAGTTCACGCTGGAAATACAGCTTGGCCAGGGTGAACCAAAGATCGTAGAGAGGACCTTTACTGTATCCGGGATCCTGAAGGCAAATTCCGTGTTGAATACAGGATTTACGGTGGTGTCCGAAGCTTATCTTACGGCTCATGCTGACGAAGTTTCTGCATTTGAAAAAGGAACGGGAGAGACGAGGGTAGGAGCGATCCAGATGGACGTCAATTTTTCTAACTCCTTTGGAATCCAGAAGAAGCTGAACCAAGTGATTACGGAAAGCGGATACTCTGTGAAGGAGAGCAGTCCCGATTACCTTGCGAGCAATGTCAATTGGGCCTATATTTCCGATGGAGCAGAAAGCGATCCTCTGACTATGGGGGCGGTAGCGGGAGGGCTGCTCCTGATCCTGCTGACCGGATATCTGATCATCTATAATGTGTTCCAAATCTCGGTGATCCGGGATATCCAATATTATGGTCTTTTGAAGACCATTGGAACTACTGGGCGCCAGATCAGGCGGATCGTGGGACGCCAGGCCTGGAAGCTGGCGGTGCTTGGAATTCCCCTGGGTCTGCTCTTTGGATTTTTCATAGGGAAATGGATCGTGCCGTTGGTAGTGGAACGGACCTCCTATGCGGGAGGCAAGGTGGAAGTATCTCTTAACCCGCTGATCTTCCTGGGGGCTATTTTGTTCACTTTGGCGACGGTATGGATCTCTACCCGGAAACCAGCCAGGATGGCCGGAAAGGTATCGCCTATCGAGGCGGTGCGCTATACGGAAGGAAGCGGCGGACCCAAAAAGGAAAAACGGAGTACTGACGGCGGAAAGATCTGGCGGATGGCTCTTTCGAATCTGGGACGGAGCAAGGGAAGAACCGCCATCGTTATCCTATCCCTGTCTCTGGCGGTTATTCTGCTGAACAGTGTGTTCTCTGTAACCAGCTCTATCAGTATGGATCAGTATTTGAAGAAATTTGTGATCTCGGACTTTGTGATCGCCAATGCCCAGTACTTTAATTACGAGTATTACGCCAGTTCAGAGGAGGATATTCCGGAGATCAAACTCAGCGAGTCTTTCATTGAGGCTTGTGAATCCCAGGATGGATTTGAACAGGGAGGCCGTCTCTACATGACCAACCGGATCGGACTGGACAAGGAGACGTATCAACCGACGGAGCATGTACTGGTGGATGAGAACGGGGATTTTTACCGGATGTACGGAGCGGATAAAGAATTTTATCTGCAGAATGAGAATGGAAGCTTTAGGAGCTCTTTCTATGGTCTGGAGGATTATCCCCTGGGGAAGATCGAAGTCTATGAGGGAGAGACGGATCTGGACCAGATCAAAGAGAAGCTGGCTACCGGGAAATACCTTTTGGCAGGCGTGGAAACGGACGACAATGATCAGGTGTATGAAGAGGAAGTCCGTTATCATGCGGGGGACCATGTGACTTTAGTGACAGAAGAAGGGGAAAAACGAGAGTTTGAGATTCTTTCCCTCATTAAGGAAAATTACTATGGATTGACCAACCGGATCGGAGCCAATTTTGCCTTCTACACCACGGCGGAGGTGTTCCAGGAAATGGAATCCGCAGATTTCCTGATGAGTTATGAAT is part of the Lachnospiraceae bacterium KGMB03038 genome and encodes:
- a CDS encoding HAMP domain-containing histidine kinase, with the protein product MIQIGAGKTMKRLDEMLTSAMDGNFEESRFDETELSRLESRWKQYVTSTQKDVEQIRKERENMRSLVSDIAHQTRTPLANILLYAGLLAEKAEGEEERFLAEQILSHTGKLEFLIQSLVKMSRLESNMLEVVPRQQRLEPLLEDVIAAFQAKAAKKEIHLACEEQPDVICAYDRKWTGEALGNILDNAVKYSPSGSRIQIRVRVFEFYVCIEVEDEGIGIREEERAQIFGRFYRGKQVQQDDGVGVGLYLAREILARENGYIKVRSTEGEGSVFGLYLPRRDSGQNRS
- a CDS encoding ABC transporter ATP-binding protein encodes the protein MSILRTRQLKKYYGSGDTLVKALDGVDLSVEQGEFLAVVGTSGSGKSTLLHMLGGLDYPTAGKVEVDGKDISSLKEEQLTIFRRRKIGFVFQSYNLVPVLNVYENIVLPVELDGNKVDREYVEEIIEILGLKEKTFSLPSQLSGGQQQWVAIARALASKPAILLADEPTGNLDSVTSQDVLSLLKVTSSRFGQTVVMITHNDEIAQMADRIIRIEDGKIRGMAVGQEGQADKGGESHA
- a CDS encoding FtsX-like permease family protein, which translates into the protein MRKVKNKKAIRNLADKSFRASRIRNVIAVIAIALTSMLFTTLFTIGIGTMENFQQQTMRQSGGDSHGVIKDLMPQEYEDLKDHPLIEESAPCRILADGINNQEFLKRHVELWYMPEYHYEHWFLEIKEGRAPKEADEALVDETTLELLGLPQKTGQEFTLEIQLGQGEPKIVERTFTVSGILKANSVLNTGFTVVSEAYLTAHADEVSAFEKGTGETRVGAIQMDVNFSNSFGIQKKLNQVITESGYSVKESSPDYLASNVNWAYISDGAESDPLTMGAVAGGLLLILLTGYLIIYNVFQISVIRDIQYYGLLKTIGTTGRQIRRIVGRQAWKLAVLGIPLGLLFGFFIGKWIVPLVVERTSYAGGKVEVSLNPLIFLGAILFTLATVWISTRKPARMAGKVSPIEAVRYTEGSGGPKKEKRSTDGGKIWRMALSNLGRSKGRTAIVILSLSLAVILLNSVFSVTSSISMDQYLKKFVISDFVIANAQYFNYEYYASSEEDIPEIKLSESFIEACESQDGFEQGGRLYMTNRIGLDKETYQPTEHVLVDENGDFYRMYGADKEFYLQNENGSFRSSFYGLEDYPLGKIEVYEGETDLDQIKEKLATGKYLLAGVETDDNDQVYEEEVRYHAGDHVTLVTEEGEKREFEILSLIKENYYGLTNRIGANFAFYTTAEVFQEMESADFLMSYEFDVEDDKEIEFAQFIENYTATQEPLMHYESKQKWLQEFNGLIGLITLVGGVLTTVVGIIGVLNFVNSILTGIVTRKRELAMLEAIGMTKRQLVRMLMLEGLYYTGLTILVSLAAGCLFSLTLVKSLAEGIWFMEYHFVLWPMLLVFPILIILGALIPYLAYLPQRRVSLVEEIRRSE